The Clostridia bacterium DNA segment CGGACGTTGTGGAATCCACAGAAGTCGTAAGCCATACGGCAACGAAGTTCAGCAAAGACTGCGAATTAGCAGATGGCATCCCCGTCTATGGTGGTGGCATTGATGCTTTTTGTGAAATCGTTGGAGCTGGGGGAATTAACCCTGGAGACGTTGTTGAAGGCACGGGAACATCCACCTGCATTTCTTTTATGGTGGAAGAAGATGACCATGAAAGTCTACATGTCATGAAGGGCTTGTCTTTAATGATGAGAAGCGTATCCTATAGTGGAGGGTCCGTTAAATGGTGGAGAACAATCTGTGCAGAGAATAATTTATGCGAAGAATTAGTTGCTGGAGGGAAGATCACCCCTAGTGGCGTTATCTTTTTGCCATATCTGATGGGCGAAAGAAGTCCTATTTGGGATGAAAAAGCTTCGGGCGTATTCTTCGGCATGACGGATGAAACCGACCGCAGAGATATGTGGGTATCGGTTCTAGAGGGAGTCGCTTTTTCCTTAAGGCAGAATCTAGAAACCTTGAAAGACCGGCCGGTGGGCAATGAGATTCGCGCTGTCGGTGGTGGTGCCAACAACCTTGCTTGGCTACAAATTAAAGCGAATATTACAGGGAAAACATATTTGAAAATGAAGGAGCTAGACGCCGGCGCCCTAGGTGCAGCCTTATTATGTGCTATGGCGGATTGGGAGGGAGACCGAGACGAACTCGTTTCACAATGGATTGGTATTGACAAGGTAGTGAAACCGGATCTTTCTCTTCAGTCTCAGTACGACGGGCTATATGGAGTATACAAGAATTTATATCCAGTATTAAAAGAATCATTTCATACGCTAAAGAACATTCAAAAAGCATAAGGTTCGGAATGTGACAAATTATTACCAGAGCGACGCACGGAAAAAATGAACGGGAATATTTTAGCATGTTGGCAAAATACCCACCATGCTTTGATAGAGTTGTTTGCTTTTGCTTAATGGTTTAAGGAGGATGAGTATGAAGAATACCGCAAAGAAAGTACTTGCTATGCTGCTAGTTGTTATGCTTGCATTTTCAGTAGTAGGTTGTAACACTGCTGAAGAGCCTGCAGAAGAACCTGCCGAAGAGCCTGCTGAAGAGCCGATGGAAATGATCGGTGAAGGTCGCACCTTGGTTGTTGGCGTATGGGGCGGTCCTCAAGAGGATTTGATCAGAAACAATATCATTGGTCAATTTGAGGAAGAAACTGGCGCAACTGTAGAATTGGTACTCGGTGGAAGTAGTGACCGTTTTGCCAGACTCTACGCTGAAAAAGACAATCCAACTATGGATATTATGTATCTTGGTTTGGATCAAACCGTTCAGGCTGCAGCGGATGGCGTCATTACCGAGCCGAATCCAGAAACAGTTACTGAATATGCTAACTTGTATGAACAAGCAAAATCTCCGGGTGCTTACGGTGTTGCGTTCATGTCTATCGGTATCATGTACAACACTGAGATGGTAGAAACTGCTCCTACTGCATGGGCTGACCTATGGAAGCCTGAGTATGCAGGTAAAGTAGCTCCCTTTGTTTTCCCAGGTACCCAAGGTACTGCATTCTTAGCTATGGCAGCAAGAATCAATGGCGGAGACGAAGCAAACATGGATCCAGGTTTCGAAGCTTTGAAAGCCTTAAAACCTTTCCCAATGATCTTATCTGGTGTTGATGAAACCAACCTTGCTTTCCAAGAAGGCGACATTTGGTTTGCACCACAAATTCATGGCTATGTTTACCAGTACCAAGACGAAGGTGGCAAAGTTGACTTTGTACTTCCAGAAGAAGGCGCTCCTTTGGCAGTAAACTCAGCAGTTATTCCTGTTAATTCAGAAAATGCTGATTTAGCAGAAATCTTTATCAATATCCACTTGGGACAAGCTACTCAAGAAGCGTATGCTAAAGAATTGTACTATGCTCCAACAAACAAAACAGTAGTTCTTGATGACGCGCTTGCAGCTAAAATGCCGTACGGCGAAGAAGAAGTAGGGCAGTTACTAATGCTTGACAGTAAAGCTATTAGTGAACAAGCTACAGACTTGGCTGATCGCTGGAATAGAGAAATCATTGAATAAGTTTGATTCAGTGAAATACTATATCGGAGGAAAGCGCAAGCTTTCCTCCAATATCTTTCTAGGAGGATGTGCTATTGCTGTCAAAATTTTTTCACAATAAAAAGAATCTTATACCCGCATTTCTAATGTCTCCGGGAATGATTATTCTAACGATTGGATTTTTCATTCCGCTGATTATGTTGTTTGTTGTCAGCTTCTACCAAGGCGTGTCTGGTAGTGGAATTATGCTGAAAGAGGCTACCCTCGACAACTACATCAACTTTATGGACCCGTATTATGCCACGATTATTTTCAGAACTTTTAAAATCGCTCTATTCACAAGTATTGCATCATTAATACTGGGCTATCCGGTCGCAATGATGATCTCCAAAAGTACTGAAAAAATGAAAACCATACTGCTGGCTGTTGTGCTAACCCCACTTTTAACGAATGTGGTTGCCAGAACACTCGGACTGATGATTATTTTAGGAAAACACGGTCCCATCAATCAGCTGTTGGGACTATTCAATATAGCACCTGTCAAATTTATCCCTGGTGAGCTGGGTATTGTGGTCGGCCTGACCCAAGTATTTATGCCCTACATGATTCTTTCAATCAGTGGTATTTTGGGCAATATTGATTTTTCATTAGAAGAAGCTGCAAGAGATTTGGGTTGCTCCAGGATGGGCGCTTTTTGGAAGGTAATCTTCCCTCTAAGTATGCCTGGTATTGTGGCTGGTAGTCTATTCGTTTTCTTGTTAAGTTTTAGTTCTTTCGTTACACCACGTTTGCTGGGTGGCGGCAAGGTAATGGTTATCACCATGCTTATTTACCAGCAGGCAATGCAACTGATTAACTGGCCGTTTGCGGCTGCTGCTTCATTTGTATTGCTATTCTTTAGCACTATCATGATTACGCTCTACTCAAAAGCAACAGCGAGCACGAACGTAGTTGGCGTTGCTAAAAATATTGATAGTAAAAGTAGAACACACAAATTAAGAGCATTTAAAAGGAAAATAGGAGATGGAGTATACAATCGGAAAGCTAGTATTGCACGAAGCATTTCGAGTCATACACAAAAAATCGAATTCGCAGAATCATTTAAAACAATTGTACAATCTATTGGAAAAGTCCTTCTTAAGAGTTGGAAGGTTATCATAGTATTATTTATTGTTTTGCCTTTGCCTTTGGTTATTCTAAGCTCTTTTTCTGCAACAAGTATCATTACTTTTCCACCAACAGGCTTTTCGCTCCAATGGTATAAAGGACTTGTTGAAAGAACAGAATACGTAAAATCTTTCTTCCTAAGCTTGAGACTGGCCTTGCTTTCAGTGGTAATATCCTTAAGCGTAGGAACCTTAGCATCGCTCGCCTTGGCGCGTTACGATTTTAAGGGAAAAGAATTTATTCGTTCCGTCTTTCTTTCACCCTTGTCACTGCCGGCTGTTATTGTTGGTATTGCCTTGTTGCGTTTTCTTGCTTACATCCAATGGGTGGCTACCTTCCAAGGACTTATGCTTGCGCATTTGGTTCTAACGACGGCCTATGTTGTAAGAACAGTTTCTGCAAGTCTGATTGGTTTTGATTTATCGATAGAAGAAGCCGCTAGAGATTTAGGGGCCAGCGCTTTTTACACCTTACGAAAGATTACATTGCCCATCATTAAACCGGGACTGATTGTAGCAGGGATTTTCGCATTTATTGTTTCTTTTGATGAGACGACGGTAAGCATATTTATTACTGGAGGTAGAACGATTACTCTGCCTGTACGCATCTTTTCCCAGTTGGAATATGGCCTAGACCCAACGGTCACAGCTGTTTCCAGTTTGCTTATATTGATGTCTGTCACTGCACTACTTCTCATCGGCAAAGTATTTGGATTGGAAAAATTCAGTATTAAATAGGAAAAGATAAGTTAGGGGGATAATAAATGTCAAAGGTAGATATCAAGAATATAACAAAATACTATGGTGATGTATTGGCAGTAGACAATGTCTCCATAGAAATTGAAAAAGGTGAATTAATTGGTCTTCTAGGACCGAGTGGCTGTGGTAAAACGACCCTGCTGCGCGTCATGTCGGGTTTCTTGAAACCCAATGGCGGTTCAATCTTCATGGGTGGGAACGATGTTACGGAACTGCCGCCTGAAAAAAGACCTACTTCTTTGGTATTCCAAAACTATGCCTTGTTTCCGCATTTAACCGTTTTTGAAAACATTGCATTTGGACTAAAGGTTAAAAAAGTTCCGATGGAGCAAATCCGTAAGGATGTCAAAGAAATTCTAAAGGTGATCGACCTTGAAGGAATTGAAGACCGCTCCGTTAGCCAACTTTCCGGTGGACAGCAACAAAGAATTGCCCTAGCCCGTGGCTTGGTGATGAAACCGGAAGTGCTCCTCTTGGATGAACCCTTGTGCAACTTGGACGCTAAACTTAGGGTTGAGACCAGGGACCATATTAAGAGAATTCAACAAAGCTTGGGCATTACATCTGTTTTTGTTACACACGACCAAGAGGAAGCGTTGAGTATTTGCGACCGCATCGTCATCATGAAAGACGGCAAGGTACTTCAAATTGGTACTCCAGAAGAAATTTATGGAAAACCGACTTCGAAATTTGCAGCAGACTTCATTGGTAAATCCAACCTATTGAATGGTAAAATAGATCAAGACGAGAAAGATTTGAATGCTTTTGTTCTCGAATCGGGACAAAAAGTTCTTGTTGAGAATAAGGATGCCTATTCTGGTAATGGAAATGTACTGATTAGACCAGAAAACATCTCAATATCAAACGAAGCGAAAACGGATGCTTCCGTTAACTGTCTTGAAGGCGAGGTTGACTACATTACCTATTTGGGCGAAGTAACCTACTACCGTGTTGCCATTTCCAAAGGGGTGCAAATCTTAACCTCGATATATGGCAAATGTGAACGATCTTGGAAGGTTGGCAGCAAGGTATTCATATCTTGGAACCCATCAGATGCCTTATTGATTAAAGAGTAGAAAAATGCAAACGAGATGCAGGTTTGCTTGACAAGTTGGAACTGATATAACTTTAGAGTAAGATGACATAAAGAAAAAGTCAGTTATTGGACTGCAAACTTGTGTATCAAAATGTGTGTAAATACTATCGCGAGATTACAAATGTATAGGACAAATGACCAAAATGACGCGACAAAATCCTTGTTGCGTCATTTATTTAACGATTCAATCTGCCAAAAGTTGTTGGTTGGATACATAAGATGATACGAAAAATTGGCACGAAACTTGCATATATATACTAGTGGAAGTTAATTTTTTTAAAAATCTAGGAAAGGAGGATGAATAGGACATATGATTGGTTTTCTAGTTGTTA contains these protein-coding regions:
- a CDS encoding extracellular solute-binding protein — translated: MKNTAKKVLAMLLVVMLAFSVVGCNTAEEPAEEPAEEPAEEPMEMIGEGRTLVVGVWGGPQEDLIRNNIIGQFEEETGATVELVLGGSSDRFARLYAEKDNPTMDIMYLGLDQTVQAAADGVITEPNPETVTEYANLYEQAKSPGAYGVAFMSIGIMYNTEMVETAPTAWADLWKPEYAGKVAPFVFPGTQGTAFLAMAARINGGDEANMDPGFEALKALKPFPMILSGVDETNLAFQEGDIWFAPQIHGYVYQYQDEGGKVDFVLPEEGAPLAVNSAVIPVNSENADLAEIFINIHLGQATQEAYAKELYYAPTNKTVVLDDALAAKMPYGEEEVGQLLMLDSKAISEQATDLADRWNREIIE
- a CDS encoding ABC transporter permease subunit → MLSKFFHNKKNLIPAFLMSPGMIILTIGFFIPLIMLFVVSFYQGVSGSGIMLKEATLDNYINFMDPYYATIIFRTFKIALFTSIASLILGYPVAMMISKSTEKMKTILLAVVLTPLLTNVVARTLGLMIILGKHGPINQLLGLFNIAPVKFIPGELGIVVGLTQVFMPYMILSISGILGNIDFSLEEAARDLGCSRMGAFWKVIFPLSMPGIVAGSLFVFLLSFSSFVTPRLLGGGKVMVITMLIYQQAMQLINWPFAAAASFVLLFFSTIMITLYSKATASTNVVGVAKNIDSKSRTHKLRAFKRKIGDGVYNRKASIARSISSHTQKIEFAESFKTIVQSIGKVLLKSWKVIIVLFIVLPLPLVILSSFSATSIITFPPTGFSLQWYKGLVERTEYVKSFFLSLRLALLSVVISLSVGTLASLALARYDFKGKEFIRSVFLSPLSLPAVIVGIALLRFLAYIQWVATFQGLMLAHLVLTTAYVVRTVSASLIGFDLSIEEAARDLGASAFYTLRKITLPIIKPGLIVAGIFAFIVSFDETTVSIFITGGRTITLPVRIFSQLEYGLDPTVTAVSSLLILMSVTALLLIGKVFGLEKFSIK
- a CDS encoding ABC transporter ATP-binding protein; this translates as MSKVDIKNITKYYGDVLAVDNVSIEIEKGELIGLLGPSGCGKTTLLRVMSGFLKPNGGSIFMGGNDVTELPPEKRPTSLVFQNYALFPHLTVFENIAFGLKVKKVPMEQIRKDVKEILKVIDLEGIEDRSVSQLSGGQQQRIALARGLVMKPEVLLLDEPLCNLDAKLRVETRDHIKRIQQSLGITSVFVTHDQEEALSICDRIVIMKDGKVLQIGTPEEIYGKPTSKFAADFIGKSNLLNGKIDQDEKDLNAFVLESGQKVLVENKDAYSGNGNVLIRPENISISNEAKTDASVNCLEGEVDYITYLGEVTYYRVAISKGVQILTSIYGKCERSWKVGSKVFISWNPSDALLIKE